One Mycobacteroides salmoniphilum DNA segment encodes these proteins:
- a CDS encoding nitroreductase family deazaflavin-dependent oxidoreductase, whose product MSDGLPASGSSANAPAQLNSEFAGKLIKWMTTVNVWLYQRTDGRLGGKWRVGAAFPWGIPVLLLTTTGRKTGQKRLSALLYLADGDRFVLVASQGGRDANPAWYLNLKANSEVTVQIKGDIRAMTAHTATDEERAYYWPKLVELYADFDTYQSYTTRKIPVVILERA is encoded by the coding sequence ATGTCTGATGGTCTACCCGCGAGCGGCTCATCCGCGAACGCGCCCGCCCAGTTGAACTCCGAATTCGCCGGCAAGCTCATCAAGTGGATGACCACAGTCAACGTCTGGCTGTACCAGCGCACCGACGGCCGCCTCGGCGGAAAGTGGCGTGTGGGTGCGGCTTTCCCGTGGGGCATACCGGTGCTACTGCTGACCACCACCGGTCGAAAGACCGGCCAGAAGCGGCTGAGCGCGCTGCTCTATCTAGCCGACGGAGACAGGTTTGTCCTGGTCGCATCGCAAGGCGGACGTGATGCCAACCCGGCGTGGTACCTCAACCTGAAGGCGAATTCTGAAGTCACCGTTCAGATAAAGGGCGATATCCGAGCGATGACGGCGCACACCGCCACCGATGAGGAACGCGCGTACTACTGGCCCAAGCTGGTCGAGCTGTACGCGGACTTCGACACGTACCAGTCGTACACGACCCGCAAGATCCCGGTCGTCATCCTGGAGCGGGCGTAA
- a CDS encoding acyl-CoA dehydrogenase family protein, with protein sequence MDFAFAEEQQAVSDVVEAVLADREFIGVVPAVGYDEGLWQSLAGNGVLNLALPDRLGGDGLGLSEVSVALRVLGKHGALTPALATLGFGVVPLVELASAEQQDRFLEGVGSGGILTAALDEPGSALPSSPSVSAVRDGSSLLLNGRKIGVLHAAEANWILVTTDNGVVVVAPNTPGVTIARTPTASKAAEYAVTFADASVPDSDVLTGSVERVNQLALAVIGSYADGLVSGALRLTADHVSNRVQFGKPLATFQAVSQQLADVYVVSRTLNLGVTSAVWRLSAGLDATEDLDIVAFWLASEAQRVMQICHHLHGGLGVDITYPMNRYYSTIKDLSRLVGGSSERLDVLAAAQV encoded by the coding sequence ATGGATTTCGCTTTCGCAGAGGAGCAGCAGGCTGTCTCCGATGTGGTCGAAGCGGTGCTCGCCGATCGTGAGTTCATCGGTGTGGTGCCCGCGGTCGGATACGACGAGGGATTGTGGCAGTCGCTGGCTGGTAATGGTGTCCTGAACCTCGCCCTTCCCGACCGGCTGGGTGGTGACGGACTGGGGCTGTCCGAGGTGTCGGTGGCGTTGCGGGTGCTCGGGAAGCACGGTGCGTTGACGCCGGCGCTGGCGACGCTCGGATTCGGCGTGGTTCCCCTGGTGGAGCTGGCCTCTGCGGAGCAGCAGGACAGATTCCTCGAGGGCGTCGGCTCCGGCGGAATACTCACCGCGGCTCTCGATGAGCCCGGGTCCGCGTTACCTTCGTCGCCCTCGGTTTCTGCCGTACGTGATGGGTCCTCACTGCTGTTGAACGGCCGCAAGATCGGCGTTCTGCATGCGGCCGAGGCGAATTGGATACTTGTCACCACCGACAACGGCGTCGTTGTGGTGGCACCCAATACTCCGGGCGTCACGATCGCCCGGACACCGACCGCCAGTAAGGCCGCCGAGTACGCGGTGACATTCGCCGACGCGTCGGTACCCGATTCGGATGTGTTGACCGGATCTGTTGAGCGAGTGAACCAGCTTGCCCTGGCGGTGATCGGCTCCTACGCGGACGGATTGGTTTCCGGCGCCCTGCGTCTGACGGCCGATCATGTGTCGAATCGGGTGCAGTTCGGCAAGCCGTTGGCCACCTTCCAGGCGGTTTCGCAGCAACTGGCGGACGTGTACGTAGTTTCACGGACGCTGAACCTCGGTGTCACCTCTGCGGTGTGGCGTCTCTCGGCGGGTCTTGATGCGACCGAGGATCTGGACATCGTCGCGTTCTGGCTAGCCTCGGAGGCGCAGCGCGTCATGCAGATCTGCCACCACCTCCATGGCGGTCTCGGCGTCGACATCACGTATCCGATGAACCGTTACTACTCGACCATCAAGGACCTGAGCCGCCTGGTCGGCGGGTCCTCCGAGCGCTTGGACGTTCTCGCCGCGGCGCAGGTTTAG
- a CDS encoding cytochrome P450 codes for MVHPSLPAGFDFTDPEVYAERLPIEELKELRKTAPIWWQEQPDGIGGFNDGGYWVVSKHKDVKEVSLRSDVFSSWENTAIPRFQDDITREAIELQRYVMLNMDAPHHTRLRKIISRGFTPRAIGRLRDELNERAQQIAKNAAASGSGDFVEQVSCELPLQAIAGLLGVPIEDRGKLFNWSNEMTSYDDPEFSHIDPAASSMEILAYSMEMAKQKSENPGEDIVTTLINAEVEGEGKLSDDEFGFFVIMLAVAGNETSRNSITQGMMAFTQFPEQWELYKKERPETAADEIVRWATPVTSFQRTALEDTELGGVQIKKGQRVVMMYRSANFDEEVFEDPFSFNVMRNPNPHMGFGGSGAHFCIGANLARLTINLMFNAIADHMPNLAPAGDPKRLQSGWLNGIKHWQVDFNGASGCPVLH; via the coding sequence GTGGTGCACCCCAGCCTTCCCGCCGGATTCGACTTCACCGACCCGGAGGTCTACGCAGAACGGCTCCCGATCGAGGAGCTCAAGGAGCTACGGAAGACGGCTCCCATTTGGTGGCAGGAGCAGCCCGACGGCATCGGCGGCTTCAATGACGGCGGGTATTGGGTCGTCTCCAAGCACAAGGACGTCAAGGAGGTGTCCCTGCGTAGCGATGTCTTCTCCAGCTGGGAGAACACCGCCATCCCGCGATTCCAGGACGACATCACCCGCGAGGCCATCGAGCTGCAGCGCTACGTCATGCTCAACATGGACGCCCCGCATCACACGCGGCTGCGCAAGATCATCTCCCGCGGTTTCACGCCGCGCGCGATTGGTCGGCTGCGCGACGAGCTGAACGAGCGCGCTCAACAGATCGCGAAGAACGCGGCGGCGAGCGGCAGCGGTGACTTCGTTGAGCAGGTGTCCTGCGAGTTGCCGCTGCAGGCGATTGCCGGTCTACTCGGGGTGCCCATCGAGGATCGGGGCAAGCTCTTCAACTGGTCCAACGAGATGACTTCGTACGACGACCCCGAGTTCTCGCACATCGATCCGGCGGCGTCGTCGATGGAGATCCTGGCCTACTCGATGGAGATGGCGAAGCAGAAGTCCGAGAATCCCGGCGAGGACATCGTGACCACGCTCATCAACGCCGAGGTCGAGGGCGAAGGCAAGCTCTCCGATGACGAGTTCGGCTTCTTCGTGATCATGCTCGCGGTGGCAGGTAACGAGACCTCACGCAACTCGATCACCCAGGGCATGATGGCGTTCACTCAGTTTCCGGAGCAGTGGGAGCTGTACAAGAAGGAGCGTCCGGAGACCGCGGCCGATGAAATTGTCCGCTGGGCGACCCCCGTCACGTCTTTCCAGCGGACTGCGCTGGAGGACACCGAGCTCGGTGGCGTGCAGATCAAGAAGGGGCAGCGCGTGGTCATGATGTACCGCAGCGCCAACTTCGACGAAGAGGTCTTCGAGGATCCATTCAGCTTCAACGTCATGCGCAACCCCAACCCGCACATGGGATTCGGTGGTAGCGGTGCGCATTTCTGCATCGGCGCGAACCTGGCCCGGCTGACCATCAACCTGATGTTCAACGCCATCGCCGATCACATGCCGAACCTGGCTCCGGCCGGCGATCCGAAGCGGCTGCAGTCCGGCTGGCTCAACGGCATCAAGCACTGGCAGGTTGACTTCAACGGCGCCAGCGGTTGCCCGGTTCTGCATTAA
- a CDS encoding cytochrome P450, which yields MVQAQHPQLPDGIDFTDPELFVRGIPERELAELRRVAPVWWNRTPHGVAGFDDDGFWVVTKHKDVKEVSIRSDVFSSEANTSLPRYPATAAREMIEASSHVVMLYMDPPRHTRLRQIISKGFTPRAIGRLREELNDRAQAIAKAAAQTQHGDFVEHVACELPLQALAGLLGTPQEEREKLFHWSNMLVGSEESEEDAQTARVELLTYAMQMAASKIAEPGDDICTALVNADVDGQKLSEDEFGFFVMMLAVAGNETTRNSITHGMRAFTQFPEQWELYKKERPETAADEIVRWATPVTSFQRTALQDTELGDVQIKKGQRVVMMYRSANFDEDVFPDPFIFDIMRTPNPHVGFGGTGEHYCVGANLARMTINLMFNAIADYLPDLASAGEPERLRSGWLNGVKHWEVDFCPAGFGRAS from the coding sequence GTGGTACAGGCCCAACATCCCCAGTTGCCAGACGGTATCGACTTCACCGACCCCGAACTTTTCGTGCGCGGGATCCCCGAGCGCGAGCTCGCCGAGCTGCGCCGCGTAGCTCCCGTTTGGTGGAACCGAACACCGCATGGAGTCGCCGGGTTCGATGACGATGGCTTCTGGGTGGTGACAAAACATAAAGATGTTAAAGAGGTTTCGATACGCAGCGATGTGTTCTCGAGCGAGGCGAATACATCACTCCCACGCTATCCGGCCACCGCTGCGCGCGAGATGATCGAGGCCTCCTCGCATGTGGTCATGCTTTATATGGACCCGCCACGGCACACCCGGCTGAGGCAGATCATCAGTAAGGGCTTCACCCCTCGTGCGATCGGCAGACTGAGAGAAGAGCTGAACGATCGCGCCCAGGCGATCGCGAAGGCGGCGGCGCAGACACAGCATGGAGATTTCGTCGAACACGTGGCGTGCGAGCTGCCGCTGCAGGCCCTTGCGGGTCTGCTGGGCACGCCTCAGGAGGAGCGGGAAAAGCTCTTTCACTGGTCCAACATGCTCGTGGGGTCGGAAGAGTCCGAAGAGGATGCGCAGACTGCGCGTGTCGAACTGCTGACGTACGCCATGCAAATGGCGGCGAGCAAAATTGCCGAGCCGGGTGATGACATCTGCACGGCGCTGGTGAATGCCGATGTGGACGGGCAGAAACTCTCCGAGGACGAGTTCGGGTTCTTTGTCATGATGCTGGCGGTGGCAGGCAATGAGACTACGCGCAACTCGATCACACACGGCATGCGAGCGTTCACTCAATTCCCGGAGCAGTGGGAGCTGTACAAGAAGGAACGTCCCGAGACGGCCGCCGATGAAATCGTACGGTGGGCGACTCCGGTCACGTCCTTTCAGCGGACAGCGTTGCAGGACACCGAACTTGGTGATGTACAGATCAAGAAGGGGCAGCGCGTGGTCATGATGTACCGCAGCGCCAACTTCGATGAAGACGTCTTTCCGGATCCGTTCATCTTCGACATCATGCGAACCCCGAACCCGCACGTCGGCTTCGGCGGTACCGGCGAGCACTATTGTGTCGGTGCCAATCTGGCGCGCATGACCATCAACCTCATGTTCAACGCCATCGCAGACTACCTGCCTGATCTCGCCTCTGCCGGGGAACCGGAGCGGCTGCGGTCGGGATGGCTCAACGGTGTCAAACACTGGGAGGTCGACTTCTGCCCGGCGGGATTCGGGCGGGCCAGCTGA
- a CDS encoding steroid 3-ketoacyl-CoA thiolase, whose translation MGNPVIVEATRSAIGKRGGWLAGLHPAELLGSIQKSVIARAGLDPHEVEQVIGGCVTQFGEQGGHITRQAWLHAGLPEATGATTIDCQCGSAQQANHLIAGLIYSGAIDTGIACGIESMSRVPLGANVGGTGIPRPASWDIDMPNQFEAAERIAKRRGITRADVDGLGVRSQTLAKQAWAEGRFDREITALDAPEVDKEGNLTGETLTISKDQGLRDTTLESLGNLKPVIPEGIHTAGTSSQISDGAAAVLLMDEDKARALGLKPRARIVSQALVGAEPYYHLDGPVQSTQRVLDRAGMKIGDIDVVEINEAFASVVLSWASVHKPDFDRVNVNGGAIALGHPVGSTGARLITTALYELERTNKSTALITMCAGGALSTGTIIERI comes from the coding sequence ATGGGTAATCCGGTCATCGTCGAAGCGACGCGTAGTGCCATCGGCAAACGCGGTGGATGGCTCGCGGGGCTGCATCCCGCCGAGCTTCTCGGCAGCATCCAGAAGTCGGTGATCGCCCGTGCCGGTCTCGATCCCCACGAGGTCGAGCAGGTCATCGGTGGCTGTGTGACCCAGTTCGGTGAGCAGGGCGGGCACATCACCCGGCAGGCATGGCTGCACGCCGGGCTGCCCGAGGCCACCGGCGCAACCACCATCGACTGCCAGTGCGGCAGCGCCCAGCAGGCGAACCACCTCATCGCCGGCCTGATCTACTCCGGTGCCATCGACACCGGCATCGCCTGCGGTATCGAATCGATGAGCCGCGTCCCACTCGGCGCCAACGTCGGCGGCACCGGCATCCCGCGCCCCGCCTCGTGGGATATCGATATGCCCAACCAGTTCGAGGCCGCCGAGCGGATTGCCAAGCGCCGCGGAATCACTCGCGCCGATGTGGACGGTCTCGGGGTGCGTTCGCAGACACTGGCCAAGCAGGCCTGGGCCGAGGGCCGCTTCGATCGTGAGATCACCGCGCTGGACGCCCCTGAGGTGGACAAGGAAGGCAATCTCACCGGCGAGACCTTGACCATCAGCAAGGATCAGGGGCTGCGCGACACCACCCTGGAGTCCCTGGGAAACCTGAAACCCGTTATACCGGAAGGTATTCACACAGCCGGTACCTCTTCGCAGATTTCCGACGGTGCCGCCGCGGTGCTTCTCATGGACGAGGACAAGGCCCGCGCCCTGGGCCTGAAGCCCCGCGCCCGCATCGTGTCGCAGGCCCTCGTCGGCGCCGAGCCCTATTACCACCTGGACGGCCCGGTGCAGTCGACACAGCGCGTGCTGGACCGTGCCGGCATGAAGATCGGCGATATCGATGTTGTCGAGATCAATGAGGCCTTTGCCTCGGTGGTGCTGTCCTGGGCCTCCGTACACAAGCCGGACTTCGACCGCGTGAACGTCAATGGTGGCGCGATCGCCCTGGGCCACCCGGTGGGCAGCACCGGTGCCCGCCTGATCACCACGGCGCTCTACGAGCTCGAACGGACCAACAAGTCAACGGCTTTGATCACCATGTGCGCTGGCGGCGCACTGTCCACCGGCACCATCATCGAGCGGATTTAG